A single window of Anaerolineales bacterium DNA harbors:
- a CDS encoding class I SAM-dependent methyltransferase translates to MNPKPWLVHLLRFFFKHLYTTFAWAYDFVAWATSMGQWRTWQSAALHEDLQDPILELGAGPGHLLLDLLRKGHSAVALDASRQMTRLAADRLRRKGFHASLLRAKAQNIPLPANTFAEVISTFPSEYIFDRHTLEEIWRVLRPGGELIVVGVAHITGRGVHDRLASWLYRFTGQAGDPGDRWMQPLEEMGFKPRLERVRQPRAIVLRFRARKPVS, encoded by the coding sequence ATGAACCCGAAACCGTGGCTCGTACACCTGCTGCGATTTTTCTTCAAACACCTGTACACGACCTTCGCCTGGGCATACGACTTCGTCGCCTGGGCCACATCCATGGGCCAATGGCGCACGTGGCAATCGGCGGCCCTCCACGAAGACCTGCAAGACCCAATCCTCGAACTGGGCGCAGGTCCGGGACATCTGCTGCTCGATCTGCTGCGCAAAGGACACAGCGCCGTTGCGCTCGATGCTTCGAGGCAAATGACACGCCTCGCCGCTGATCGACTGCGCAGGAAAGGTTTCCATGCCTCGCTCCTGCGTGCCAAGGCGCAAAACATCCCGCTGCCGGCAAACACCTTCGCCGAAGTCATCTCCACCTTCCCCAGCGAATACATCTTCGATCGACACACGCTGGAGGAGATCTGGCGGGTATTACGTCCTGGTGGGGAATTGATCGTCGTCGGAGTCGCACACATTACCGGTCGAGGTGTTCACGATCGTCTGGCTTCCTGGCTGTACCGCTTCACCGGCCAAGCCGGTGACCCCGGCGATCGCTGGATGCAGCCGCTCGAAGAGATGGGGTTCAAGCCCAGGCTCGAACGCGTACGACAACCGCGCGCGATCGTGCTTCGTTTCAGAGCCAGAAAGCCGGTATCATGA
- a CDS encoding tRNA (adenine-N1)-methyltransferase translates to MRRVNENDLAMIVSSDHKYLFIRMEKGKELQTHRGILKHDDIIGIPWGSEIRSHLDMRFYVLEPTLRDLLLHIKRKSQIIYPKDIGYILLRLSIAPGKTVVEAGTGSGSLTLALAWSVGPEGRVISYDRRADMQNLARKNLERVGLEDRVDLKRKDIEEGFEESGVEALFLDLPAPEQYLGQARTALVDGGMLGIIVPTTNQVIDILHGISIHAFELIDVCEIALRFYKPVPERLRPVDRMVAHTGYLIFARAVIPFEG, encoded by the coding sequence TTGCGACGAGTAAACGAAAACGACCTGGCCATGATCGTTTCGAGCGATCACAAGTATCTCTTCATTCGCATGGAAAAGGGAAAGGAACTCCAGACCCATCGAGGCATCTTGAAGCACGATGACATCATCGGTATACCCTGGGGTTCTGAAATTCGCAGTCATCTCGATATGCGTTTTTATGTGCTCGAGCCGACACTGCGAGATTTACTGCTGCACATCAAACGCAAATCCCAGATCATCTATCCCAAGGACATCGGATATATCCTGCTTCGTTTATCCATCGCACCCGGAAAGACGGTCGTCGAAGCAGGGACGGGCTCCGGCTCGCTGACGCTGGCGCTCGCCTGGTCTGTGGGACCCGAGGGCAGAGTGATTTCGTACGACCGTCGAGCCGACATGCAGAATCTCGCCCGAAAAAACCTCGAACGCGTCGGTCTGGAAGATCGCGTCGATTTGAAACGAAAAGACATCGAGGAAGGGTTTGAAGAATCCGGCGTCGAAGCGCTCTTCCTCGATCTTCCAGCGCCAGAGCAGTACCTGGGGCAAGCGCGTACAGCTCTGGTGGACGGAGGCATGCTTGGAATCATCGTTCCGACAACGAACCAGGTAATCGACATACTGCACGGCATCTCGATACACGCGTTCGAACTCATCGATGTGTGCGAGATCGCTTTACGCTTTTACAAGCCCGTACCCGAGCGTCTTCGTCCTGTGGATCGCATGGTTGCACACACTGGCTATCTCATATTCGCCAGAGCGGTCATCCCTTTCGAGGGGTAG
- a CDS encoding CoA pyrophosphatase, translating to MGDLRAHLRKRLIKRQPRINPEWNARPAAVLMPLYQEQDSWHLLFTRRTEFVESHRGQVSFPGGVIDAEDENATQAALREIQEEVGIRAEDIDVLGMLDPLLTTTQYVITPIVGTFPWPYDLHLNRTEVASVFGVSLEWLADRSNLEIRQRDYPISGGSIPVYYFKPYQGEIIWGATALLTINLLRLVEDLE from the coding sequence ATGGGAGACCTGCGCGCGCATCTTCGAAAACGTCTCATCAAACGACAACCGAGGATTAACCCCGAGTGGAACGCAAGACCTGCCGCCGTTTTAATGCCGCTGTATCAAGAGCAGGACAGCTGGCATCTGCTCTTCACGCGCCGAACGGAGTTCGTCGAATCTCATCGCGGACAGGTATCCTTTCCCGGGGGTGTGATTGACGCCGAAGACGAAAATGCCACACAGGCCGCGCTGCGCGAGATACAGGAAGAGGTCGGAATTCGAGCGGAAGACATCGATGTTCTCGGCATGCTCGATCCGCTGCTGACGACAACGCAGTACGTCATCACGCCCATCGTAGGAACCTTTCCCTGGCCGTACGATCTTCACCTCAATCGCACCGAGGTTGCGAGTGTCTTCGGCGTTTCACTCGAATGGCTGGCCGATAGAAGTAACCTGGAAATCCGCCAGCGCGATTACCCCATCTCCGGCGGCAGCATCCCGGTATATTACTTTAAACCATACCAGGGTGAGATCATTTGGGGAGCGACGGCACTGCTTACGATCAATCTACTCCGCCTTGTAGAAGACCTGGAATGA
- a CDS encoding 50S ribosomal protein L25 yields the protein MSEVILHAKKRTVTGRQVKALRRSGILPAVMYGTGIESMPLELDQHETAMTLAHVGASTLISLKVGNTAHQVLLREVQRDYIRGDILHIDFLKVSMDVAIRTEVPVELIGESPAVKELGGLLVSGLSEIEVEALPGNLPDRFEVDISSLVNMDDVITVADLEIGEGIDVLASEDEVLASIVYQEEEEIEEEEEELVEVEIEPELVERGKREEEEAFEEGED from the coding sequence GTGAGTGAAGTAATATTACATGCAAAGAAGAGGACGGTAACCGGCAGGCAAGTCAAGGCGCTTCGCAGGTCGGGAATTCTGCCGGCAGTGATGTACGGGACGGGAATAGAATCCATGCCCCTCGAACTCGACCAGCATGAAACGGCCATGACGCTTGCGCACGTTGGCGCTTCAACCTTGATATCGCTGAAGGTCGGGAATACGGCGCATCAAGTGCTTCTACGAGAAGTTCAGCGCGATTATATTCGCGGTGACATCCTGCACATCGATTTCCTCAAGGTTTCGATGGACGTGGCAATTCGGACCGAAGTCCCTGTCGAATTGATCGGCGAATCACCAGCGGTCAAGGAACTTGGGGGACTTCTCGTAAGTGGTCTGAGCGAGATCGAAGTCGAAGCGCTGCCCGGGAATCTGCCCGACCGATTCGAAGTGGACATTTCCTCGTTGGTGAACATGGACGACGTGATCACCGTCGCCGATCTCGAAATTGGTGAAGGTATCGACGTGCTTGCGAGTGAGGATGAAGTTCTCGCCAGCATTGTTTACCAGGAAGAGGAAGAGATCGAGGAAGAAGAGGAAGAACTTGTCGAGGTCGAAATAGAGCCGGAGCTCGTCGAACGTGGAAAACGGGAGGAAGAAGAGGCGTTCGAAGAGGGCGAAGATTAA
- the pth gene encoding aminoacyl-tRNA hydrolase, which yields MTELSTPFLIVGLGNPGKEYTRNRHNVGFMLLDRLGDDLQVTFSRRKSNAAFAECLLDGKKVYLAKPQTFMNDSGRSVEGLVRYFHIPESQLLVVYDELDLPTGNIRIRPAGGSGGHRGVRSIIHELGTQEFPRMRIGIGRPPGKMDPADYVLQDFSADESIELPLVLKRAAECVRIFVQEGIQAAMNAGNAI from the coding sequence ATGACGGAATTATCGACGCCTTTCCTGATCGTCGGACTGGGAAATCCAGGGAAAGAATATACTCGAAACCGGCACAACGTCGGTTTCATGCTGCTCGACAGGCTTGGCGATGACCTGCAGGTCACGTTTTCCCGGCGGAAATCCAATGCGGCCTTCGCAGAATGTCTTCTCGATGGGAAGAAGGTTTATCTCGCAAAACCACAGACCTTTATGAACGATTCCGGCCGCAGCGTCGAGGGGCTGGTGCGCTATTTCCACATCCCGGAATCCCAACTGCTCGTTGTTTACGACGAGTTGGACCTGCCGACGGGCAATATCCGCATTCGACCTGCCGGCGGCTCCGGCGGGCATCGAGGCGTGCGTTCGATCATCCACGAACTTGGAACCCAAGAATTTCCCCGCATGCGGATCGGTATCGGCCGCCCACCGGGTAAAATGGATCCTGCGGACTATGTGCTGCAAGATTTCAGTGCTGACGAATCGATCGAGCTTCCACTTGTCTTGAAACGGGCTGCGGAGTGCGTTCGGATTTTCGTTCAAGAAGGCATTCAAGCCGCGATGAACGCCGGTAATGCAATTTAA
- the mfd gene encoding transcription-repair coupling factor, translating into MLADEPIYGSLQVPRAARAALIASLADNLKRTFVVLVARADRMLTLSEEIAAWCPNLTVLTFPDPNPVFYEPSPWSDRTIRRRLTVLSALTEELQADDQRDSSDKPLVVLSTARAAMTRTLSPQCFTEHSRRIGVDDSVDLDLTTRYLLDIGYTHESLVTQPGQFSRRGGIVDLWPPAQALPARIEFFGNRIESIRMFNPSSQRSVAVVPQVRITPAREGLPLAYHSAWDDLIHTATPVEDPDKHRWLEYFLPRMNPSPTGLLDYVPDRAVVFNFDRTAFDDAVTELEEQALSLRQDQIGEGLLEDDTPLPYLTLDELGEKLDELGAVNLGQIAAERNTEIDLGDAFTAERRFGGQLKPLMDYFAGIVLRHEYGVTISRQAPRLAEMWSQDHVPEPVIDGLVAELAPGKIHFIHGALSEGWILKTADKAPLHLLSDAEIFGWAKPKPRVRPKRVAKAPENAYADLQPGDWVVHIDFGIGRFGGLVDRTLDGIQREFILIEYDGGDQLYVPIHQADRISRYISADGSPPTPTRLGNQSWEQAKSKVKAAVEEIARDLLQLYAKRHTIEGHAFSADTPWQQELEASFPYIETEDQKRALQAVKQDMESNRPMDRLICGDVGYGKTEVALRAAFKAVTDGKQVAMLVPTTVLAQQHYNTFRRRLSAFPVEVEMLSRFRSRQEAAEIIERLRSGKIDIIIGTHRLLQRDVEFHDLGLLIIDEEQRFGVTHKEHLKLMRTEVDTLTMTATPIPRTLYLAITGARDISTIDTPPEERLPVITHVGPYEPRLVRQAILREIDRGGQVYFVHNRVQTINTVHRRLQELVPEATITVAHGRMPEAQLASVMDEFASGDIDVLLSTSIIESGLDIPNANTLIIDRSEWFGLAQLYQIRGRVGRGASQGYAYFFRHPRQRTTEEASQRLDTIADYSDLGAGYSIAMRDLEIRGAGDILGTRQHGHISSVGFHLYTRLLSNAVRRLKAEYELDDKQRLQVPLATEILPVFIDLPLPTAIPTDYIDDRDLRLRLYRRMADVRTLESIESLAAELQDRFGPPPVEVENLLYQLRLRSLAMRAGVESISVQNGQILLQMPPSEEPRMLPFSADDLRQSKRGIWLSRGDDSHWMTRLEEVLRALQTETNEESLPQ; encoded by the coding sequence ATGCTCGCAGACGAGCCGATTTATGGATCGCTGCAAGTTCCACGCGCCGCACGCGCTGCATTGATCGCCTCGCTGGCAGATAATTTGAAACGGACCTTCGTCGTTCTCGTTGCACGCGCGGACCGGATGCTTACGTTATCCGAGGAGATCGCCGCCTGGTGCCCCAATCTCACCGTCCTGACTTTCCCCGACCCGAACCCCGTGTTTTATGAACCCAGCCCATGGTCCGATCGAACCATCCGCCGCCGCTTGACGGTCCTCTCTGCCTTGACGGAGGAGCTTCAGGCTGACGATCAACGGGATTCATCCGATAAGCCCCTGGTCGTGCTATCCACCGCCCGGGCTGCAATGACGAGAACGCTGTCACCACAGTGTTTTACGGAACACTCGAGAAGGATCGGAGTCGACGACAGCGTAGATCTCGATCTGACGACGAGATATTTGTTGGACATTGGCTACACGCATGAGAGTCTGGTCACACAGCCGGGTCAATTCAGCCGCCGGGGCGGCATCGTCGACCTCTGGCCGCCCGCACAAGCGCTTCCTGCCCGCATCGAATTCTTTGGCAACCGGATCGAATCCATCCGTATGTTCAATCCATCCTCCCAACGCTCGGTTGCCGTCGTACCCCAGGTCCGTATTACGCCGGCGAGAGAGGGCTTGCCGCTTGCCTATCACTCCGCCTGGGACGATTTAATCCACACGGCAACGCCGGTCGAAGATCCCGACAAGCACAGGTGGCTCGAGTATTTCCTGCCCCGTATGAACCCGTCGCCGACGGGTCTACTGGATTATGTCCCTGATAGAGCCGTGGTCTTCAATTTCGATCGCACGGCATTCGATGACGCCGTCACTGAACTCGAAGAACAAGCACTCAGTCTGCGGCAGGATCAAATCGGTGAAGGTCTCCTGGAAGACGATACACCCCTGCCCTATCTCACCCTCGACGAACTGGGTGAGAAATTGGACGAATTGGGGGCAGTCAATCTCGGCCAGATCGCCGCAGAGCGAAATACGGAAATCGACCTCGGCGATGCATTCACAGCGGAGCGGCGCTTCGGCGGGCAATTAAAACCCTTGATGGACTACTTCGCCGGGATCGTTCTCCGTCATGAGTATGGTGTGACGATCAGCCGTCAGGCGCCGCGCCTGGCAGAAATGTGGTCGCAAGATCACGTCCCCGAACCGGTGATCGATGGACTCGTGGCGGAGTTGGCGCCCGGCAAGATTCATTTCATCCACGGCGCACTGTCTGAAGGTTGGATTCTAAAGACGGCGGATAAAGCGCCGCTCCACCTGCTCAGCGATGCGGAAATTTTCGGTTGGGCAAAACCGAAACCACGCGTGCGTCCGAAGCGAGTCGCCAAGGCGCCGGAAAATGCCTACGCGGATCTGCAGCCCGGTGATTGGGTCGTTCACATCGATTTTGGTATCGGACGCTTCGGCGGCCTCGTCGATCGCACGTTGGACGGAATTCAACGCGAGTTCATCCTGATCGAATACGACGGCGGCGATCAATTGTACGTTCCCATCCATCAAGCCGACCGCATCTCGCGCTACATTTCCGCCGACGGATCGCCGCCGACACCCACGCGCCTGGGAAATCAATCCTGGGAACAGGCGAAGAGCAAGGTCAAGGCTGCCGTCGAGGAAATAGCACGCGACTTGCTGCAGCTCTACGCCAAGCGCCACACAATCGAAGGACACGCCTTCTCTGCGGACACACCCTGGCAGCAGGAACTCGAAGCGTCATTCCCCTACATCGAAACGGAAGATCAGAAGCGGGCACTCCAGGCCGTGAAGCAGGACATGGAGTCGAACAGGCCGATGGATCGCTTGATATGCGGCGATGTGGGTTACGGGAAAACGGAAGTCGCATTGCGAGCGGCATTTAAAGCCGTCACGGACGGAAAACAAGTCGCCATGCTCGTCCCGACAACGGTGCTCGCCCAACAGCACTACAACACCTTCCGCAGAAGATTATCCGCGTTTCCCGTCGAAGTCGAAATGCTTTCCCGCTTCCGCTCCCGGCAGGAAGCGGCCGAGATCATCGAACGGCTGCGTTCGGGTAAAATCGACATCATCATCGGAACCCACCGGCTGCTTCAACGGGACGTCGAGTTCCACGATCTCGGCCTGTTGATCATCGACGAAGAACAACGCTTTGGCGTCACCCACAAAGAACATCTCAAATTAATGCGAACCGAAGTTGACACGTTGACGATGACCGCCACCCCCATCCCGCGGACACTCTACCTCGCCATCACCGGGGCACGGGATATATCCACCATCGACACGCCGCCGGAAGAACGCCTTCCGGTGATCACCCACGTCGGTCCCTACGAGCCTCGCTTGGTCCGGCAAGCGATCTTGCGCGAAATCGACCGAGGCGGGCAAGTTTATTTCGTGCACAACCGTGTGCAAACCATCAACACCGTTCACAGACGCCTGCAGGAACTCGTTCCGGAAGCGACGATCACCGTCGCGCACGGACGTATGCCCGAAGCTCAGCTTGCTTCAGTGATGGACGAGTTCGCCAGCGGCGACATCGATGTTCTCCTGAGCACTTCGATCATCGAATCCGGTCTCGATATTCCCAACGCAAACACCCTGATTATCGACCGCTCGGAGTGGTTCGGGCTGGCTCAGTTGTATCAAATCCGGGGGCGCGTCGGGCGCGGTGCATCCCAGGGCTATGCTTATTTCTTCCGCCACCCGCGCCAGCGCACGACCGAAGAAGCGAGTCAGCGACTGGACACGATTGCCGATTATTCGGATCTGGGTGCGGGGTATTCGATCGCCATGCGGGATCTCGAAATCCGCGGCGCAGGCGACATCCTGGGCACTCGGCAGCACGGGCACATCTCCAGCGTAGGATTCCATCTATACACGCGTTTGCTCTCCAATGCGGTCCGGCGCCTGAAAGCCGAATACGAGTTGGATGACAAACAACGCCTACAAGTCCCTCTTGCGACTGAAATCCTACCGGTTTTCATCGATCTGCCTTTGCCCACGGCGATACCCACGGACTACATCGATGATCGCGATCTGCGCCTGCGCCTTTATCGAAGAATGGCGGATGTACGCACGCTGGAAAGCATCGAATCTCTCGCCGCGGAGCTGCAGGATCGCTTTGGCCCGCCGCCGGTCGAGGTCGAAAACTTGCTCTATCAACTGCGCCTTCGCAGTCTGGCTATGCGTGCAGGCGTCGAAAGCATCTCGGTTCAAAATGGGCAAATCCTGCTGCAAATGCCCCCATCCGAAGAGCCGCGTATGTTGCCCTTCTCAGCAGACGATCTGCGCCAGAGCAAACGTGGGATATGGCTGTCGCGCGGGGATGATTCGCATTGGATGACCCGGCTCGAAGAAGTCCTTCGGGCTCTACAGACAGAAACGAACGAGGAATCTCTCCCCCAATGA